Proteins encoded by one window of Porphyromonas vaginalis:
- a CDS encoding calcium-translocating P-type ATPase, PMCA-type — protein sequence MEERHHYIGLTDAQVLESRKKHGANILTPPKKAPLWRQFLEKFADPLIIILLIAGGLSIGISCYEYFRLGEGAEVFFEPVGIFVAILLATGLAFYFELQADKEFTILNQVHDDELVTLIRNGNVTQVPRREVVVGDIVRLGTGEEVPADCQLLEATMLQMDESTLTGEPFCNKSVHPEEFDKSATYPTDQVMKGTKVMEGHGICEVLAVGDKTEQGKVFEAVQIADDVKTPLSEQLDGLSNWITWVSYGIAALIVIGRVIVYLVANGTDLFGSLEQVTPFFAYILQTLMIAVTLIVVAVPEGLPMAVTLSLAYSMRRMLRTNNLVRKMHACETMGATTVICTDKTGTLTQNQMSVDEMKLYGDTPQDLLHEGIAVNSTASLDLSDPANPQVLGNPTEGALLLWLHGQGVDYRSLREEAETMAEVPFSTERKYMATLVESPASQGQQVLYIKGAPEIVFDLCAESAVSREELEQQLAEYQHRAMRTLGFAYQLVEEGDSVIVSGQLTASKLRFIGVVAIADPVRMEVPAAVQECVHAGIDVKVVTGDTSGTAREIARQIGLWDDSRDGAKSIITGPDFAALSDEELLARVNELKIISRARPMDKKRLVEALQNNGHVVAVTGDGTNDAPALRAAHVGLSMGDGTSVAKEASDITIIDNSFTSIGKAVMWGRSLYQNIQRFLLFQLTVNVTACLLVLCGAFMGTESPLTVTQMLWINLIMDTFAAMALASLPPSESVMREKPRDRNAFILNSPMLREIIGVGGFFFAMLLVLLYIFQRTDVTQLTDLLTMQLGPKGHVSAYEQTLLFTIFVMTHFFYIFNARAFETGRSALHFKGCRGLLTIVAIILIGQIAMVEMPGIQQFFNVTGLKLIDWVIIFVGSSLVLWVRELWHLVTSRG from the coding sequence ATGGAAGAAAGACACCACTATATAGGACTAACGGATGCGCAGGTTCTGGAGAGCCGCAAGAAGCATGGCGCAAATATCCTGACACCCCCTAAGAAAGCACCGCTATGGCGGCAGTTCTTGGAGAAATTTGCCGATCCGCTCATCATCATCTTGCTGATTGCAGGCGGACTATCTATCGGCATCTCCTGCTACGAGTACTTTAGGCTGGGAGAGGGTGCCGAGGTCTTCTTCGAGCCGGTGGGTATCTTCGTGGCGATCCTGCTCGCCACGGGGCTTGCCTTTTACTTTGAGCTACAGGCAGACAAGGAGTTCACCATCCTCAATCAGGTGCATGACGACGAGCTGGTGACCCTCATCCGCAATGGCAACGTGACGCAGGTGCCACGCCGGGAGGTGGTCGTGGGCGACATCGTACGCCTAGGCACTGGCGAGGAGGTGCCAGCCGACTGCCAGCTACTTGAGGCGACGATGCTACAAATGGACGAGTCTACCCTCACGGGAGAGCCATTCTGCAACAAAAGCGTTCATCCCGAGGAGTTTGACAAGAGTGCTACCTACCCGACCGATCAGGTGATGAAAGGGACCAAAGTGATGGAGGGGCACGGCATCTGCGAGGTCCTCGCCGTGGGCGACAAGACGGAGCAGGGCAAGGTGTTCGAAGCGGTTCAAATCGCGGATGACGTCAAGACCCCGCTGAGCGAGCAGCTCGACGGTCTGAGCAACTGGATCACTTGGGTGAGCTACGGCATCGCAGCCCTCATCGTCATAGGGCGTGTCATCGTTTACCTAGTCGCCAATGGCACCGACCTCTTCGGTTCTCTAGAGCAGGTGACACCTTTCTTTGCCTACATCTTGCAGACCTTGATGATTGCTGTGACGCTCATCGTCGTGGCAGTGCCAGAGGGCTTGCCGATGGCGGTGACGCTGAGTCTAGCCTACAGTATGCGTCGCATGCTACGGACCAACAACTTAGTGCGCAAGATGCACGCCTGCGAGACGATGGGCGCGACGACCGTCATCTGCACCGACAAGACGGGTACGCTGACGCAAAACCAGATGAGTGTCGACGAGATGAAGCTCTACGGCGACACCCCTCAGGATCTACTCCACGAGGGCATTGCGGTCAATTCAACCGCTTCGCTCGATCTCTCCGACCCCGCCAATCCACAGGTACTGGGCAATCCAACGGAAGGCGCTCTGCTCCTATGGCTTCACGGTCAGGGCGTAGACTACCGCTCTTTGCGAGAGGAGGCAGAGACGATGGCTGAGGTGCCCTTCTCCACTGAGCGCAAGTACATGGCGACACTCGTTGAGTCGCCTGCATCGCAAGGCCAGCAGGTACTCTATATTAAAGGAGCCCCCGAGATCGTCTTCGACCTATGCGCTGAGTCTGCTGTGAGCCGTGAGGAGCTGGAGCAGCAGTTGGCCGAGTATCAGCATCGTGCCATGCGTACGCTAGGCTTTGCCTACCAATTAGTTGAGGAGGGCGACTCGGTGATTGTATCTGGTCAATTGACCGCCAGCAAGCTCCGCTTCATCGGCGTAGTCGCCATTGCCGACCCCGTCCGCATGGAGGTGCCCGCTGCGGTGCAGGAGTGTGTCCATGCTGGAATCGATGTGAAGGTGGTCACGGGCGACACCTCCGGCACGGCACGCGAGATAGCTCGTCAGATCGGTCTGTGGGACGACAGCCGAGATGGAGCAAAGAGCATCATCACGGGGCCAGACTTCGCAGCGCTCTCTGACGAAGAGCTCCTAGCTCGTGTCAACGAACTGAAGATTATCTCTCGAGCGCGTCCGATGGACAAGAAGCGACTCGTCGAGGCGCTCCAAAACAATGGTCACGTGGTGGCTGTCACGGGCGATGGGACCAATGATGCGCCGGCTCTGCGTGCGGCACACGTGGGGCTCTCCATGGGCGATGGCACGAGCGTTGCCAAGGAGGCGTCTGACATTACGATCATCGACAACTCCTTTACCAGCATCGGCAAAGCCGTCATGTGGGGACGCTCACTTTATCAAAACATTCAGCGCTTCCTCCTCTTCCAGTTGACCGTCAATGTGACCGCCTGTCTACTGGTTCTCTGTGGAGCCTTTATGGGTACGGAGTCCCCGCTGACCGTCACGCAGATGCTTTGGATCAATCTGATCATGGACACCTTTGCCGCGATGGCGCTCGCCTCGCTACCACCCTCTGAGAGCGTGATGCGGGAGAAGCCACGAGACCGCAACGCTTTCATCCTCAACAGCCCGATGCTGCGTGAGATCATCGGTGTGGGGGGCTTCTTCTTTGCGATGCTACTAGTGCTGCTCTATATCTTCCAGCGCACCGATGTGACGCAGCTGACGGACCTGCTCACGATGCAGCTCGGCCCCAAGGGACATGTCTCAGCGTACGAGCAGACGCTCCTCTTTACCATCTTCGTGATGACGCACTTCTTCTACATCTTCAATGCGCGCGCCTTCGAGACGGGGCGCAGTGCGCTTCACTTCAAGGGGTGTCGCGGACTGCTCACCATCGTTGCGATCATCCTCATTGGTCAGATAGCGATGGTCGAGATGCCAGGGATACAGCAGTTCTTCAACGTGACAGGGCTCAAGCTTATCGACTGGGTCATCATCTTCGTCGGCTCCTCGCTCGTCCTCTGGGTACGTGAGCTGTGGCATCTCGTGACGAGTAGAGGTTAG